One part of the Methanobacterium spitsbergense genome encodes these proteins:
- the tfe gene encoding transcription factor E has product MLSDPIVQEILMDITNDEKSSVSIIECIQKGKTFDEEIAEETEIRLNIVRKVLYKLYDAGIASYKRSRDPETNWYIYSWKFDQDKISEIISKKYEKFSEEIEKSLEFEEENMFFACNLNGHRYKFDEASENNFSCPKCGESLEFQDNKTIIAELKQIMKKNNQA; this is encoded by the coding sequence ATGTTAAGCGATCCAATAGTCCAGGAAATATTAATGGATATAACCAACGATGAAAAAAGCAGTGTTTCTATAATTGAATGTATACAGAAGGGTAAAACATTCGACGAAGAAATTGCAGAAGAAACTGAAATAAGATTGAACATCGTAAGGAAAGTTCTCTATAAACTTTACGATGCAGGCATAGCATCCTATAAAAGAAGCAGAGATCCTGAAACTAACTGGTACATATACAGTTGGAAATTTGACCAGGATAAAATTTCTGAAATAATAAGCAAGAAATATGAAAAGTTTTCTGAAGAAATTGAAAAATCTCTTGAATTCGAAGAAGAAAACATGTTCTTTGCATGTAATTTAAATGGCCACAGATACAAATTTGACGAAGCATCTGAAAACAACTTTTCATGCCCAAAATGTGGTGAATCTCTGGAATTTCAGGATAATAAAACCATAATAGCAGAATTGAAACAGATTATGAAGAAAAATAACCAAGCATAA
- a CDS encoding succinylglutamate desuccinylase/aspartoacylase domain-containing protein translates to MKKNLLIILMILIVVPLIIQSSSSAATPGISSIHKGVSHVPNKNLIVSHISVPLKGIKGCKIVVSNTIKNRGNTSYYSIWVNYYLKNIHSHAITYLGRNHSSNMAAGASKHHLTSLYISPKMNVGNYYLLTVLSTKKFVSKYNIGNNYRYTKKKIKIIGPEYIIFNSKIGGDVTRNSQIDSNIPKTDFAKTIFSQEKKGSVMLKFGDGHGPILLISAGIHGNETAANIGIMKYLEYIKDKNIHGTLYVIPFAIPLDTELNTRFYKGIDPNRIANVKGSPAWKIVHFAKNKGIKYILDIHSGGGVTPEGYLYLNPSTTGSKEDKWVSYIANVSGCTKQVQPLGTGMLRTEAYNLGINTITLEVERDNTDMSIAAETELKMIMAACKYFKFQ, encoded by the coding sequence TTGAAAAAAAATCTATTAATCATCTTAATGATTTTAATTGTAGTTCCATTAATCATTCAAAGTTCTAGTTCGGCTGCAACCCCGGGAATAAGTTCTATTCATAAAGGGGTTTCACATGTTCCCAATAAAAATTTAATTGTTAGCCATATATCTGTTCCTTTGAAGGGTATTAAAGGGTGCAAGATAGTGGTGTCAAACACTATAAAAAATAGGGGAAATACTTCCTATTATAGTATATGGGTTAATTATTACCTTAAAAATATTCACAGCCACGCAATTACTTATCTCGGTCGCAACCACTCATCAAATATGGCTGCTGGTGCTTCAAAACATCATTTAACTTCTCTTTACATCAGTCCCAAAATGAATGTGGGTAATTATTATTTATTAACGGTTTTAAGCACTAAAAAATTTGTTTCAAAGTATAATATTGGAAATAATTATAGATACACTAAAAAGAAGATCAAAATTATTGGGCCGGAATATATCATATTTAACAGTAAAATTGGTGGAGATGTTACCCGAAACTCTCAGATCGATTCTAATATACCCAAGACAGATTTTGCAAAAACAATTTTTAGTCAGGAGAAAAAGGGATCTGTAATGTTGAAATTTGGAGATGGCCATGGTCCCATACTTCTAATCTCAGCAGGTATTCATGGTAATGAAACAGCAGCAAATATTGGAATTATGAAGTATTTAGAATATATTAAGGACAAAAATATCCATGGAACACTTTATGTTATACCATTTGCAATTCCATTAGATACTGAACTTAATACCAGATTTTACAAGGGCATTGATCCAAATAGAATTGCCAATGTAAAAGGTTCTCCTGCCTGGAAAATTGTTCACTTCGCAAAAAATAAGGGAATAAAATACATTTTAGATATTCATTCAGGCGGCGGGGTGACTCCTGAAGGTTATTTATATTTAAACCCATCAACCACAGGATCAAAGGAAGATAAATGGGTTTCTTATATAGCAAATGTTTCTGGCTGTACAAAACAAGTACAACCGCTTGGAACAGGTATGTTGAGAACAGAAGCTTACAATTTGGGTATTAACACCATTACACTAGAAGTTGAAAGGGATAACACTGACATGTCAATTGCGGCTGAAACAGAATTAAAAATGATTATGGCTGCATGCAAATACTTTAAATTTCAATAA
- a CDS encoding BPL-N domain-containing protein, which yields MALLVLGITLSLGIYGASAANVGTGSTGNISSTHFEGSDAKIVSLKSTSSKPVSKSVSTSRKVIKVVIYNGRGSISSCVWGVKTGLHTANTKHLLNGYYFSYSTTKIINYSILSHYNVLVMPGGTSGKNYINAVSSSAIRKFVRTGHGYLGICAGAYSGSRNVDGMYRAWGVAPHVYCKHPYHEGNIKVKILYPGSKLFGSGGTVTMAHYNGPAMYVKGGKAVTFAVYADNHIGYKNYGAIVGDYYYNGRSILSGPHPELDPQHPSILARLVAWTAKVPVVNSLAVIMPNPSSGAVDVSPNKVLKITFSKPVKFGNKLITLKNGSGNSIATTQSISSNVLTLRYKLLSKGVKYIITMASGSVTDISGKAISYYSTSFRVSSLTMAQMKDGISRVQKFFITNHRLPNYVTFGTKKILINNFKEIISAYGLKVNY from the coding sequence TTGGCTTTATTAGTTCTTGGAATAACATTAAGTTTAGGAATATATGGTGCCTCAGCAGCTAATGTTGGGACTGGAAGCACTGGAAATATAAGTTCAACCCATTTTGAGGGATCAGATGCAAAAATTGTTAGTTTAAAAAGTACTAGCTCTAAACCAGTTTCTAAAAGTGTATCCACTTCAAGGAAGGTAATTAAAGTAGTTATTTATAATGGAAGGGGTTCAATTAGTAGCTGTGTCTGGGGAGTAAAAACTGGTCTTCATACTGCAAACACCAAACATCTATTGAACGGTTATTATTTCTCGTATTCAACAACAAAGATAATAAATTATTCAATTTTATCCCATTATAATGTACTTGTGATGCCGGGTGGTACGAGTGGTAAAAATTATATAAACGCTGTAAGCAGTAGTGCCATACGAAAATTCGTTAGAACAGGTCATGGCTACCTTGGAATTTGTGCAGGTGCTTATTCTGGTTCTAGAAATGTTGATGGGATGTACCGAGCATGGGGTGTTGCTCCCCATGTTTACTGTAAACATCCATATCATGAAGGTAATATAAAAGTAAAAATATTGTATCCGGGAAGTAAATTATTTGGATCTGGCGGTACTGTTACAATGGCCCATTACAATGGTCCTGCAATGTATGTTAAAGGTGGTAAAGCTGTTACATTTGCTGTGTATGCCGACAACCATATTGGCTATAAAAATTATGGTGCCATTGTAGGTGATTACTACTACAATGGAAGATCGATCTTAAGTGGCCCACACCCAGAATTAGACCCCCAACATCCAAGTATATTGGCACGTCTTGTTGCATGGACAGCAAAGGTACCTGTTGTAAATAGTCTTGCAGTTATAATGCCCAATCCAAGTAGTGGTGCTGTTGATGTTTCACCTAACAAAGTTTTAAAGATCACCTTCAGCAAACCAGTAAAATTTGGAAATAAATTGATAACACTTAAAAACGGTTCTGGAAATTCCATAGCAACAACCCAAAGCATCAGCAGTAATGTGCTCACTTTAAGATATAAATTACTCAGCAAAGGAGTTAAATATATTATTACAATGGCTTCTGGAAGTGTGACAGACATATCGGGTAAAGCAATTTCATACTATTCAACCAGTTTTAGAGTTTCTTCTTTGACAATGGCACAGATGAAGGATGGGATTTCCAGAGTTCAGAAATTCTTTATTACAAACCATAGACTACCTAATTATGTTACATTTGGTACCAAAAAAATATTGATAAACAATTTCAAAGAGATAATAAGTGCATATGGATTGAAAGTAAATTATTAA
- a CDS encoding CARDB domain-containing protein, translating into MDIKRIFKILIVTAVSLTFICSILPYSEAHILIIGDSANDIPSAYSEAKSIASLLKSKGYSVLELYKGNATTKNILKGMYGADAIIYAGHGGYQSGNYNLKGGSATPPFALVGSDNFIWGIGNRMREGWDGKLFTAPVKNNIPVILLESCFSTGWVDNCQVSNPTSTIYNFANMFRGSGANYYASAWTGEGLDLVNSFISGGTKNFAEYNSKNDYEKIVKSISYNNTKVWRNSGGYSAFVGNWLGTFPTLQQTTKYNDNAAELWYNSDRSKNPYQSDLTVSEVINPKNGIKGHKINVLSTIKNLVNAASSSFYVNFYLKKNSTSKNIYMGQTFITSIGSLSSKHLNTTLTLPTNIATANYNILLYADPYKTNPETNKNNNYKLGSTRISIHSAYRDLVLTGIGAKINGYSGNKLYVTNTIKNIGTISTSSFWVHYYLKKKGNAQNKYIGQHYFTGLGGGKSKTLNTTIKLSSSIVAKNYYISAYADAHKTVSESNENNNYKFSTIKSV; encoded by the coding sequence TTGGATATAAAAAGGATTTTTAAGATTTTAATAGTAACTGCCGTATCATTGACATTTATTTGCAGCATTTTACCCTATTCAGAGGCTCATATATTAATTATTGGGGATTCTGCCAATGATATACCTTCTGCATATAGTGAAGCAAAAAGTATTGCCTCTCTACTTAAATCAAAAGGATATTCTGTTTTAGAACTTTATAAAGGAAATGCTACCACCAAAAATATATTGAAGGGTATGTACGGTGCAGATGCAATAATATATGCAGGTCATGGTGGATATCAGTCGGGTAATTACAATTTGAAAGGAGGATCTGCAACTCCTCCCTTTGCATTGGTTGGTTCCGATAATTTTATATGGGGTATTGGAAATAGAATGCGCGAAGGATGGGATGGAAAACTGTTTACAGCCCCAGTAAAAAATAATATTCCTGTAATCCTGCTTGAATCATGTTTTTCAACGGGATGGGTAGATAATTGCCAAGTTTCAAATCCAACCAGCACAATATACAATTTTGCAAACATGTTTAGAGGTTCTGGAGCTAATTATTATGCAAGTGCTTGGACTGGAGAAGGTTTGGATCTTGTCAATAGTTTTATTAGTGGGGGAACCAAAAATTTTGCAGAATACAACAGTAAAAACGATTATGAAAAGATTGTTAAGTCAATATCATACAATAATACAAAGGTTTGGAGAAATTCCGGAGGATATTCTGCATTTGTTGGTAACTGGCTTGGTACTTTCCCAACACTTCAACAAACAACCAAATATAATGATAATGCAGCAGAGTTATGGTACAACAGCGACAGATCAAAAAATCCTTATCAATCTGATTTAACTGTATCAGAGGTTATTAATCCTAAGAATGGTATTAAAGGGCATAAAATTAATGTTTTGAGTACTATTAAAAACTTGGTTAATGCTGCTTCCAGCAGTTTTTACGTGAATTTTTACCTTAAAAAGAATTCAACAAGCAAAAATATCTACATGGGGCAGACTTTCATAACAAGTATTGGTTCACTGTCAAGTAAACATTTAAACACAACACTTACATTACCAACAAACATAGCTACAGCTAATTATAATATTTTACTCTATGCCGACCCTTATAAAACCAATCCTGAAACAAATAAAAATAACAATTACAAGTTAGGTTCAACCAGGATAAGTATTCACAGTGCATACCGGGATCTGGTTTTAACTGGAATTGGGGCCAAAATTAATGGTTACAGCGGAAACAAATTATATGTAACCAACACCATTAAAAATATTGGGACAATCAGCACAAGTAGCTTCTGGGTGCATTATTACCTTAAAAAGAAAGGAAATGCCCAGAATAAATATATAGGCCAGCATTACTTCACTGGGCTAGGTGGAGGTAAAAGTAAAACTTTGAATACCACAATAAAATTATCTAGTTCTATTGTTGCTAAGAATTATTATATTTCAGCATATGCAGATGCCCATAAAACTGTATCAGAATCCAATGAAAACAATAATTATAAGTTTAGTACAATTAAAAGTGTATGA